A region of Candidatus Liberibacter africanus PTSAPSY DNA encodes the following proteins:
- the folK gene encoding 2-amino-4-hydroxy-6-hydroxymethyldihydropteridine diphosphokinase — protein MNKKNDTIAIGLGSNIGNKKKYIAQALQLLNNHKDCEVISVSRLYHTPPWGKNDQDFFFNAVSLIKTRVSPNELLDILLSIENKLNRKRDVLWGSRTIDLDILILGDYVCATDRLTIPHPYITERAFVIAPLSDVAPDIVIKGLSVKKWFDHIDVSKMQVIDDSRDWWIDCD, from the coding sequence ATGAACAAAAAAAATGATACTATTGCGATCGGACTAGGAAGCAATATTGGAAATAAGAAGAAGTATATTGCTCAAGCCTTGCAATTACTTAACAACCATAAGGATTGTGAAGTAATATCTGTATCGCGTTTATATCATACCCCTCCTTGGGGAAAAAATGATCAAGATTTTTTTTTCAATGCTGTTTCTCTTATTAAAACACGAGTTTCTCCCAATGAATTATTGGATATTTTGTTATCCATTGAAAATAAATTAAATAGGAAACGTGATGTATTATGGGGCTCTCGTACAATTGATCTTGACATCCTTATTTTAGGAGATTACGTATGCGCGACTGATCGCTTAACAATACCTCATCCATATATTACAGAAAGGGCTTTTGTAATAGCACCGTTATCTGACGTTGCTCCTGACATAGTTATTAAAGGATTGTCTGTAAAAAAATGGTTTGATCACATTGATGTTTCAAAAATGCAAGTTATAGATGATAGTCGTGACTGGTGGATTGATTGTGATTAA
- the glyS gene encoding glycine--tRNA ligase subunit beta, with translation MPNFLLEIYSEEIPARMQRKATEDLSTILIGLLKEYSLTYQNMRQYWTPNRLFLYLNGLTPYSPEKIEERLGPRVGAEQKAIDGFLRSTGLDKISDCKIKKDLKKGDVYLAVLKKPKRLAEDILKEIVPIAIQKVPWPKSMRWSANNSSISDFSWIRPLKSILCVLVLENGQSKIIDLDLKDIPCGKITYGHRFHAPHPIEVQCLDDYIRGLEKGMVLLDPEYRRQSILQGARQLASTHGLELVEDHDLLEEIMGLVEWVQVIMGYFDEKYLCLPEELIRLTIKTNQKCFVTRTREGKLANRFILVANIQAADGGIAIAQGNSRVVAARLEDALHFWKRDQENYYDLFSLKKSALKFNLDLSKPLDQRMAKLDMLNVVFHTKIGTQGERVSRIRTLGKKISQLIDSDIDLVDRSAVLAKADLCTDIVREFPELQGKIGKEYAALQNESVVCCNAIEEHLKPRGPLEDVPTNKVSITLSLADKIDILINFWAINEKPSGSKDPYALRRAALGIIRIILSNKIDLPLSQLIEDSTLIMFFHDRLKLHLREIGIRHDLIEAILRPENDNLLTVVDLITHLNEFFNSTKGQKFLLSAKRIVQILSIEEKKNTEISTNINVQKFLLESEKKLYSVISDLNFRIKESLHNKRYHQIGDLLYSLYEPIEDFFDKVLVNIDDIEVRNNRLSLIKYTQDIIMTVVNMKKII, from the coding sequence ATGCCTAATTTTTTGCTTGAAATTTATTCTGAAGAAATTCCTGCACGTATGCAGCGCAAAGCTACTGAAGATTTGAGCACAATTCTTATTGGTTTATTGAAAGAATATAGCTTAACATATCAAAATATGCGTCAGTACTGGACACCAAATCGCTTGTTCTTATACCTTAATGGTTTAACTCCGTATTCTCCAGAAAAAATTGAAGAAAGATTAGGGCCAAGAGTTGGAGCTGAACAAAAGGCAATTGATGGATTTTTGAGATCTACAGGATTAGATAAAATTTCTGATTGTAAAATTAAAAAAGATCTGAAAAAAGGAGATGTTTATTTAGCAGTTCTGAAAAAGCCAAAACGCTTAGCAGAAGATATTCTTAAAGAAATAGTACCTATAGCGATTCAAAAGGTTCCTTGGCCTAAATCAATGCGTTGGAGTGCAAACAATTCTTCAATTAGTGATTTTTCATGGATAAGACCATTAAAATCAATTTTATGTGTTCTTGTTCTTGAAAATGGCCAAAGTAAAATCATTGACCTTGATTTAAAAGACATACCTTGTGGAAAGATTACTTATGGACATCGTTTTCATGCACCACACCCGATAGAAGTCCAATGTCTTGATGATTATATCAGAGGTTTAGAAAAAGGAATGGTATTATTAGACCCAGAATATCGTCGTCAAAGCATTCTTCAAGGTGCACGGCAGTTAGCTTCTACTCATGGATTAGAATTAGTGGAAGATCATGATCTCTTAGAAGAAATTATGGGTCTTGTTGAATGGGTACAAGTTATTATGGGATATTTTGATGAAAAATATCTTTGTCTTCCAGAGGAGTTGATTCGTTTGACTATTAAGACGAATCAAAAGTGTTTTGTCACGCGCACTCGGGAAGGTAAGCTTGCGAATCGTTTTATTCTAGTTGCTAATATTCAAGCTGCTGATGGTGGAATTGCAATTGCGCAAGGAAATAGTAGGGTAGTGGCCGCTCGTTTGGAAGATGCTTTACATTTCTGGAAACGTGATCAAGAGAATTATTATGACTTATTTTCTTTAAAAAAATCGGCACTTAAGTTTAATCTTGATTTATCTAAACCGCTAGATCAGCGTATGGCAAAACTTGATATGTTGAATGTAGTTTTTCATACTAAAATAGGAACGCAAGGAGAAAGGGTATCACGTATCAGAACCCTGGGAAAAAAAATATCGCAGTTAATAGATTCTGATATCGATTTAGTAGATCGTTCAGCAGTACTTGCAAAAGCTGATTTGTGCACAGATATCGTCAGAGAATTTCCAGAGTTGCAAGGGAAAATAGGCAAAGAGTATGCTGCTTTACAAAATGAATCCGTCGTTTGTTGTAATGCTATTGAAGAGCACTTAAAACCACGTGGTCCGTTAGAAGATGTGCCAACCAATAAAGTATCAATTACTTTATCATTGGCGGATAAAATCGATATTCTCATCAATTTTTGGGCGATTAATGAAAAGCCAAGTGGCTCAAAAGATCCTTATGCATTACGTCGAGCTGCACTTGGCATTATCCGTATTATATTATCTAATAAGATTGATCTTCCTTTATCACAATTGATAGAAGATAGTACTCTGATTATGTTTTTTCATGATCGTTTAAAATTACACTTACGTGAGATAGGTATTCGACATGATCTCATTGAGGCAATATTACGACCTGAAAATGACAATCTTTTAACTGTGGTTGATCTCATTACTCATTTGAATGAGTTTTTTAATAGCACTAAAGGACAAAAATTCCTCTTATCTGCCAAACGTATTGTTCAAATTTTATCTATAGAAGAAAAAAAGAACACAGAAATATCAACAAACATTAATGTTCAAAAATTTTTACTAGAATCTGAAAAGAAACTGTATAGCGTTATATCTGATCTTAATTTTCGTATAAAAGAAAGCCTGCATAATAAGAGATATCATCAAATAGGAGATCTCCTGTATTCTTTATACGAACCTATTGAAGATTTTTTTGATAAAGTACTGGTCAATATAGATGATATAGAAGTGAGGAATAATCGTCTTTCCTTGATTAAATATACACAAGACATCATCATGACAGTTGTTAATATGAAGAAAATTATCTAA